One part of the Solea solea chromosome 16, fSolSol10.1, whole genome shotgun sequence genome encodes these proteins:
- the LOC131475165 gene encoding trichohyalin-like: MEVWRGRHGGRDTLFDTKIKAPPPTNTEEETGEKNGHVIQNGKETKEGNSEELEEISKQSDQSEYLVRECDGGHEGLQTAKQAKPDLEDDSKMILRDLVRQKENLEQEQREKDALQEDLKMLKRDSAKHKEALRQDQREKDALQEDLKKVKRDSAKHKEALRQEQQAKSALEKDLKIIQRDLARQKEALEQEQREKDALQEDLKTVKRDVDRQREVLKHERRAKSALEQDLTITHRDLSRQTEDLQQTRRDRDALAEDLKMTHRDLSRETEDLQQTRRDRDALAEDLKMTHRDLSRQTEDLQQTHKDRDALAEDLKMTHRDLSRQTEDLQQTRRDRDALAEDLKMIHRDLSRQTEDLQQTRRDRDALAEDLRTSKTDRAAQTEALKQKEKQKAELVNALKKEETEKVSLKAQLADLQHSERVQQHGHAKKMSRMSADLQDNKDVIGKLREELRRNCVTITELTEENVEKEKVIQALHLQVQSLQEKDTRQLALLTQENQHLASEKRRLQGDLQDALSERRLAQKQHHDNREAYRRLEKEVKDNACLMRAYKKIETQNKAFAAADSLRYDMSTLTMDKDKSWAEFEHVETKYDRITAKHCSVSQYHTEVTSEKDDNMTKNQATFAKLMFMMHQSEAEPEGHAHCSVLQASTLTHEHYHAQLYETKAAREQPRRADIVHRAQGHVGHVGHMGHVGHMGHSELRLKEQEVAQMTKALMNLQSEYTHLCAKHSQINANFSELLKAHSALQTKYEKLTYKVKYVSKLFVWPVRQPD; encoded by the coding sequence ATGGAAGTTTGGAGAGGTCGTCATGGAGGACGAGACACTCTGtttgacacaaaaatcaaaGCTCCTCCTCCGACCAACACTGAGGAGGAGACTGGGGAGAAAAATGGTCATGTGATACAAAATGGAAAGGAAACTAAGGAGGGAAATAGTGAAGAGTTAGAGGAGATCAGTAAGCAGTCCGATCAGTCAGAGTATTTGGTACGTGAGTGTGATGGTGGACACGAAGGCCTTCAGACGGCAAAACAAGCCAAACCTGATCTGGAAGACGATTCAAAGATGATTCTCAGAGATCTAGTAAGACAGAAGGAAAACCTGGAGCAGGAGCAAAGAGAGAAGGACGCGCTTCAAGAGGATTTAAAGATGCTTAAAAGAGATTcagcaaaacacaaagaagcccTGAGGCAGGATCAAAGAGAGAAGGATGCACTTCaagaggatttaaaaaaggttaaaaGAGATTCAGCCAAACACAAAGAAGCCCTGAGGCAGGAGCAACAAGCCAAATCTGCTCTCGAGAAGGATTTGAAGATAATTCAGAGAGATCTGGCAAGACAGAAAGAAGCtctggagcaggagcagagagagaaggatgCACTTCAAGAGGATCTGAAGACGGTTAAAAGAGATGTAGATCGACAGAGAGAAGTCCTGAAGCACGAGCGAAGAGCCAAATCTGCTCTTGAACAGGACTTGACTATCACTCACAGAGATCtgtccagacagacagaagacctGCAGCAGACACGAAGAGACAGAGACGCTCTCGCAGAGGATCTGAAGATGACTCACAGAGATCTGTCCAGAGAGACAGAAGACCTGCAGCAGACACGAAGAGACAGAGACGCTCTCGCAGAGGATCTGAAGATGACTCACAGAGATCtgtccagacagacagaagacctgcagcagacacacaaagacagagacgcTCTCGCAGAGGATCTGAAGATGACTCACAGAGATCtgtccagacagacagaagacctGCAGCAGACACGAAGAGACAGAGACGCTCTCGCAGAGGATCTGAAGATGATTCACAGAGATCtgtccagacagacagaagacctGCAGCAGACACGAAGAGACAGAGACGCTCTCGCAGAGGATCTGAGGACCAGCAAAACAGACCGAGCAGCACAGACAGAAGCTCTGAAGCAGAAGGAGAAACAAAAGGCTGAGCTTGTAAACgctttaaagaaagaagaaactgAGAAGGTCAGTCTGAAGGCACAGCTGGCTGATCTTCAGCACTCAGAGAGAGTGCAGCAGCACGGACATGCAAAGAAAATGAGCAGAATGTCAGCTGATCTTCAGGATAACAAGGACGTGATCGGGAAACTGAGAGAAGAGCTGAGGAGGAACTGTGTCACAATCACAGAGCTGACTGAAGAAAATGttgagaaagagaaagtgatCCAGGCTTTACACCTTCAGGTTCAGAGTCTTCAGGAGAAGGACACACGTCAACTGGCTCTGCTGACTCAGGAAAACCAGCATCTGGCTTCTGAGAAGCGGAGGCTGCAGGGAGACCTGCAGGACGCCCTCAGTGAGAGACGGCTCGCTCAGAAACAACACCACGACAACAGAGAGGCTTACAGGAGACTGGAGAAGGAAGTGAAGGACAACGCTTGTCTCATGAGAGCGTACAAAAAAATCGAGACGCAAAACAAAGCCTTCGCAGCCGCGGACAGCCTGAGGTACGACATGTCCACGCTGACGATGGACAAGGACAAGAGCTGGGCGGAGTTTGAGCATGTGGAGACCAAATATGACCGGATTACAGCCAAACACTGCTCTGTCTCACAGTATCACACAGAAGTGACGTCAGAGAAGGACGACAACATGACGAAGAACCAAGCGACCTTTGCCAAGCTCATGTTTATGATGCATCAGTCAGAGGCGGAGCCTGAAGGACACGCACACTGTTCTGTGTTACAGGCTTCAACACTCACACACGAGCACTACCACGCTCAGCTCTATGAGACCAAGGCAGCGAGGGAACAACCTCGACGGGCCGACATCGTGCACAGAGCTCAGGGACACGTGGGACACGTGGGACACATGGGACACGTGGGACACATGGGACACAGTGAGCTCAGGCTCAAAGAGCAGGAAGTGGCTCAGATGACCAAAGCTCTGATGAACCTGCAGAGTGAATACACTCACCTCTGTGCCAAACACAGTCAGATCAACGCTAACTTCTCTGAGCTGCTCAAAGCTCACAGTGCTCTGCAAACCAAGTATGAGAAGCTCACATATAAAGTCAAATATGTGTCAAAGTTATTTGTTTGGCCAGTTCGACAACCGGACTGA